Proteins encoded together in one Priestia aryabhattai window:
- a CDS encoding class I SAM-dependent methyltransferase produces the protein MQLTKFSVYESDRVKKWQEGLKEWDGSISERMINDRAEDEFWQQYLEKMSFNSENDPVVKQLQQELLAFLNSSDSVMEIGPGWGNYTFSIADYVEELTCMDCSPSIIRYLQKQSGARSNLKFIEGKWEYERLMDNYDAVVGINCFYRMHNIVDGLLNMNDSANRLAVIGMTTGPEKPHYVELHRKLGYEIKWRRKEYIDLLNILYELGIYADCKLIPVTKTVTYDTYEDLIKKNSTKVLSKDIDRLETEKIILQHVKKVNGTYEYTYQYHMAFIYWKPIKRTR, from the coding sequence ATGCAGCTTACAAAATTTTCGGTATATGAAAGTGATCGTGTGAAAAAGTGGCAGGAAGGGCTGAAAGAGTGGGATGGTTCAATATCGGAACGGATGATAAATGACCGAGCTGAAGATGAATTTTGGCAGCAGTATTTAGAAAAAATGTCTTTTAATTCAGAAAATGATCCTGTAGTAAAACAGCTTCAACAAGAACTTCTTGCTTTTTTAAATTCAAGTGACTCTGTTATGGAAATTGGCCCTGGTTGGGGAAATTATACGTTTTCGATTGCTGATTATGTAGAAGAACTTACGTGTATGGATTGTTCACCAAGCATCATTCGCTACTTACAAAAACAATCGGGGGCTCGCTCTAATTTAAAGTTCATAGAAGGGAAATGGGAGTACGAGCGTCTAATGGATAACTATGATGCAGTAGTAGGAATAAACTGCTTTTACCGTATGCATAATATTGTCGATGGTCTTCTAAATATGAATGATTCGGCTAATCGCTTGGCTGTTATTGGCATGACAACAGGTCCAGAAAAGCCTCATTACGTAGAGTTACATAGAAAACTTGGGTACGAGATTAAATGGCGTCGTAAGGAATATATTGACTTATTAAATATTTTATATGAACTGGGCATTTATGCAGATTGCAAGCTGATTCCTGTAACCAAAACGGTAACGTATGATACTTATGAAGATCTTATCAAGAAGAACTCGACAAAGGTTCTTTCCAAAGATATTGACAGGCTAGAAACTGAGAAGATTATTTTACAGCATGTAAAGAAAGTGAATGGTACATATGAATATACGTATCAGTATCATATGGCTTTTATTTATTGGAAACCGATAAAAAGAACCCGTTGA
- the rpoN gene encoding RNA polymerase factor sigma-54, producing the protein MQLGLDLSQKQLLKLAMTPELRQSINILNYSTADLVHYLHQQVNENPVIKLSAGDSQQKDSFDTREQRSYSKGHADDEYNPFNYISDQTVTLESHLLEQLSMLNHLHSQQKHIVQFLIGNLNKNGFLAIEPKLAAELLNVSIDEVNDMIHVLQSFDPIGVGAQDFVDSLLIQIKTKKSKPPFLYDVVKHDIEDIANKKYRNISKKYSISMREVQEIVDCLRTLNPRPAGDFHLPLTKYISPDVTVQKIDGRYHVILHSELLPPLEINSTYQKLVHHSACVTTDRYVQEKMHEATWLINSIEQRNATIYNVSKAIVEHQQDFFEVGISGLKPLTLKDIAQKVDCHESTVSRATNGKYIQTPRGLFELKYFFTNSLERTDGEQSNSTAFIKEKIKTLIAEEDKLKPLSDQKLMSLLSNEGIQISRRTVAKYREEAGIESSSKRRRF; encoded by the coding sequence ATGCAATTAGGTTTAGATTTATCCCAAAAACAACTATTAAAATTGGCCATGACACCTGAATTACGTCAGTCTATCAACATTTTAAATTATTCTACGGCCGATTTAGTTCATTATCTTCATCAGCAAGTCAATGAAAATCCTGTAATTAAACTGTCTGCTGGCGACTCTCAGCAAAAAGATTCATTTGACACTCGAGAACAGCGTTCATATTCAAAAGGTCATGCCGATGACGAGTATAATCCGTTTAATTATATATCTGATCAAACTGTGACATTAGAGAGTCATTTATTAGAGCAGCTTTCTATGCTAAATCATTTACACTCACAGCAAAAACACATCGTTCAATTTCTAATTGGAAACTTAAATAAAAACGGCTTTTTAGCAATTGAGCCAAAGTTGGCAGCCGAACTGCTGAACGTTTCAATTGACGAAGTCAACGATATGATCCACGTTTTACAAAGCTTTGATCCGATTGGAGTGGGCGCTCAAGACTTTGTCGATTCACTGCTTATTCAAATTAAGACAAAAAAGTCAAAGCCGCCTTTTTTATACGATGTGGTAAAACACGATATTGAAGATATTGCCAACAAAAAATATCGGAACATTTCAAAAAAATACTCTATTTCGATGCGTGAAGTACAAGAAATTGTGGACTGCCTCCGGACATTAAATCCTCGTCCAGCAGGAGATTTTCACCTCCCGCTTACGAAGTACATTTCACCTGATGTAACGGTACAGAAAATTGATGGCCGCTATCATGTCATTCTTCATAGCGAGTTGCTTCCGCCCCTCGAAATTAACAGCACCTACCAAAAGCTAGTTCATCACTCCGCATGCGTAACGACCGATCGATACGTACAGGAAAAGATGCATGAAGCTACTTGGCTAATCAATAGTATTGAGCAGCGTAATGCAACGATTTACAACGTGTCTAAAGCCATTGTGGAACATCAGCAGGATTTTTTCGAAGTAGGTATCTCGGGGCTAAAGCCGCTTACCTTAAAAGATATTGCTCAAAAAGTAGATTGTCATGAATCAACGGTAAGCCGTGCGACTAACGGAAAGTATATTCAAACGCCACGCGGGTTGTTTGAGTTAAAATACTTTTTCACCAATTCTTTAGAGCGAACTGATGGCGAACAAAGCAATTCTACTGCCTTTATAAAAGAAAAAATTAAAACATTAATTGCCGAAGAAGATAAATTGAAACCTCTTTCAGATCAAAAGCTCATGTCGCTTCTTTCAAACGAAGGAATTCAAATTTCAAGAAGAACAGTGGCTAAATACCGCGAAGAAGCAGGAATTGAAAGTTCTTCTAAGCGGCGACGATTTTAA